ATTGCACCGTAGTATGGTGGAACAAAGAGAGCGAGAACGATTGCGGGAATGTAGGCAACGATTTCGTAGCTGTTGAGTAAAGCGTAGCTCAACCCGTTATTCCTGATCCTTATTGCATAGTCATAGAAAAGTGCTAAGGCGATCGCAAAGTCTAAAGTGTAAAGAAGATAAAGAATCGCCCCCTCGCTTATTTCTATCAGGAGTATTATAGCAATCGAAAAAACGACAAGAACCAATGCTACGATCTCGCTGAGTTTCATGAAGCAAATTCGTTTGAAAATAAAAATGTTTGCTATGCCGTCCCAATTTGCTGAGACATTGCAAAGCATAAATTTTTGAAAAAATTTATATATTAGCAATAATCCTAAACACTGGGTGAAACATTGAGCGACTGCTTCGGAAGTCCAAACTGCGATTGCGACAACTGTGAGTTACGCAGTTCTTGCAGGTTTGAAGTTCTGCTTTCCAAGATTGAAATTTAAATTATTTACAATTTCTTTTTAAGTTTTTAAATTCTTGGATAAAAATAAAAAACTTAAAATTAGCTCCTGACAAATATATAAACCGAGTATTTTCCTGTCTCCGCATTCTTGCCCACGTCTAAATGAACATTTACCGTAGTATTTGACGGATTATCTTTTGAGCCTTCTGGCAGGCAGAGCTTCTTGGTGGAGTAAATGCTGTTTCCATAAGCATCCTTATAGCTTACATCGATTTTGTCAGGCGAAGGCCCTTCGACCACGTCTTCGAAGTAAACGCAGATTTCGGGGCCGAAATTCTTAACCGTAATCTTCTTTACGTATTCGACTCCTTTAGCCAGATCAACGCTAAAGCTTTGCGGAGATACCGTTATGTTGCTCTCGAGGACTTCAACGCTCCCTTTGATGTTGAAATATATGGTTGCGCCAATCCCTACGGCGATCAAGATCAGATAGAACAAAACAACCCCCAATTTTGCACGCATAATGTTAGCAAGTCAAGGAGTTTAAAAATTTTATGCTTTTAGCTACCATATAACTAACTTAAAAGATTTAATGTGAAAGAAGCACGAAGATTATGAAAATTAAGGCAGAACTAAAGGAAGTCTCTGATGGGGTTTATGCGTTTCTACAGCACGGGGGATGGTTTGTAAGCAATGCTGGGCTGATAGTCGGAGAAAAGTTTGCGGTGGTTGTTGATAGTCTAACAAACGAAAATATGGCGAAAGATTTTATTGAGAAAATAAGGGAAGTGACAAATAAGCCTATAAGATATCTTATAAACACCCACTGGCATGGAGATCATATTTGGACAAACCATCTCTTTGGAGCAACAACGATATGCCACGAGAATTGCAGAGAAGACGCATTAAACGCTTTTCCAGAAATTTACTCAGCTCTTTTTCCAGATTTTGACTTTAGTGGAGCAAAAGTAACTCTGCAGGATATCACTTTGAGCAGTAGAATGAAAATACACCTTGAACACGAAGAATTGGAGCTTTTGCATTTTGGCACCGCACACACAACTGGAGATGTATGTGTTTATTTACCAAAAAAGAAAATTGTATTTTGCGGAGATTTACTTTTTTCAAGACCATGCACACCATTCGTAATGTTCGGTAGCATTTCAGGAATTATCGAAGCTTTGAAAAAGCTTTACAATCTTAATGCTGAGATTTTTGTGCCCGGACATGGAGATGTCGCTGAGAGAGATGAAATTCTTGTAAATATCGATTACTACCGCTTTGTTCAGGAAGAGGCAAAGAAGTGTCTGGAAAAGGGATTAGATCTAAACGAAGCCATAAAAAATGTAGAACTTGGAAAGTTCGCTGAATGGTCTAATGCAGAAAGAATTGCTGGAAATCTGGCAAGAGCTTACAGTGAATTAAGTGGCACGCCATTTGATTTGCTCGAAGCTACGAGAATAATGTTTGATCTGGCTAAAAAATTAAATAGTGGACAACACCTATAATCATGAAATTCGTAACTTTTTGGGCTAATGGAGACAGAATTGGCTTCGTCGTTGGTGGCAAGGTTGTTGACTTGAGATTAGCTTATGCAAGCTATTTGAAGGAAATTGAAAAAGAAAGCACACCACTAAAGCAAGCATACGCTACAATACCATCAAATATGGTCGATTTTCTCGATCGCGAGGATCAGTCAATGAAAATTGCAAAGAACGTTTATGACTTCGTTTGCGAAAAAATCGATAGTGGTAAGACATTGGAATCACTAAATGGCGATAAAGTTATTTATGATCTTAATGATGTAAAATTGAGAGCTCCAATTCCGATTCCAAGACTCATGATTGACTTTTCAACCTTCGAAGAGCACGTAAAGATGTCTTTTGAGAAAATGGGTCAGAATGTGCCAGCGGAATGGTATGTGATGCCTGTTGGCTACAAGATGAATCCCTACTCAGTCATAGGTCCCGAAGAGCCAATCGTTTATCCAAGCTATACCCAACTCCTTGACTACGAGCTTGAGTTTGCTGTGGTGATTGGAAAGAAGGGCAAAAATATACCCAAGGAGAAAGCATACGATTTTGTTTTCGGCTATACAATTGTAAACGATGTCAGTGCAAGAGACGTTGAATACATCGAACTCAGAGCTATGCCTTTAGGACCTTTGAAGAGCAAGGATTTCGACTCCGCAACACCTATGGGTCCTTGGATTGTCACAAAAGACGAAATCAATGATCCGCACAATCTGAAAATGCAGGCTCGGGTTAATGGAGAAATCTGGTCGGAAGCGAGCACAAAGGACATGTATTGGAAGATCCCAGATCTGATTGAGCATTTTTCTCGGGAGCAAACGATTTATCCTGGAATGATATTGCTTTCAGGAACCCCCGGACACGGATGTGGACTGCACATCGGCAGATTTCTGAATCCTGGCGACGTGGTTGAACTTGAGATTGAAAAGATCGGAGTTCTGAGAAACAGGGTTGTAAAGATAGCCTGAACATGGAAGCTTATAAAAACTGCCACAAATTTTAATCATGGAAGTAATTCCAATCGCCTACGACTCGATGGGAGTCAGAAGCATGGCTACATTTGTTAAAACAAAAGATTTAGCAATAGTGATCGATCCGAGTGTCAGTTTAGCACCTTCAAGATATGGCTTGCCACCGCACAGGCTTGAGATCGAGCGGATGAACCAGAAATGGCAGGAAATCAAGAGCTTTGTAGAGAAAAGCGATGTGGTTGCGATAACGCACTACCATTACGACCACCACAACCCCGAAGAAGTTGAGATCCTGAATGAAAAAAAGATTTTTTTAAAGCATCCAAAGGAAAAGATCAACAGAAGCCAGATTGGGAGAGCGGGTTATTTTCTTGAAGGGCTGAAACAAATTAAAGCTGAAATCGACTTCTGCGATGGAAAAAGCTATGAATTCGGAAATACGGTTGTTGAGTTCTCAAAGCCAGTTTTTCATGGTGCAAATCAAAAACTTGGCTTTGTGGTCGAAGTTTTTATTTCAGATGGCAAAGAAAGCTTTTTGTTTTCTTCAGACGTTGAGGGACCAATCCATGAGGATCAAACCGCCTTTATTCTTGAAAAGAAGCCCGAAGTCGTGTTCATTGACGGTCCCATGACTTATATGCTTGGCTACCGCTTTTCCCGAGAATCCCTTGAGAAGGCGGTTGGAAACATAAAGAAGATCATTGAAGTCTCAAAAACCGTCGTTCTTGACCACCATTTGCTAAGAGACTTAAAATGGAGAGAGAACCTTTCGGAGCTTTTTAGCTACGCTGAGCAATTTGGAACCAAAATTCAGTCCGCTTCACAGTTTCTTGGAAAACCAGAAGAACTTTTGGAAGCAAGAAGAAAGGAGCTTTATCAGAAATACAAGTGATCAGCGAACCGCATTCTCAACGCAAGCTTTTAGATCTCCAAAGGAGACTTCAAGTTTTCTCTTTTTTGGCAAATACTCCAGAGCTTTTCCTGAGTTTACCATTACGCAATTAAATTTCTCCGTGGCGGGCGAGACAACCATGCATGTGTCTCTGAAAACCTTTGCTCCGAGTTTTTCAAGCTTTTCAACGACTTCTTTGCTCTCCTCAGCCACCTTTCGTGAGGTGAATATCCAGAGCTCTTTTTTCACTTTTCTTCCGGCAATCAGTTTCAGAATCTCTTTGAGTTCTTCTTTTGAGCAGTGAGGACATCCAATTGCCACAAGCTCCGCTTCACAGCCTTTTTCAATTTTACCGTCAATCTCAACTACTTCCTTTGGCTTCTCAAAATCCTTGCATTCGGGGGTAATGCCTTCAGCATGAAACATAGCAACATTTCCACTCGCAGCTATCGAAGCTGATAATAACTTCAATTCGTCCATCGATGGTTTTCGCTCAAAAATGAAGTATGGAATCTCTCCAGAAAGCTCTAAACCAGCTTTGTAGCCAACCAAGGACAGATCACCTTTAGCCTTTACAACAACCGTCGGAGCCCTGTTTTCCTTGATGTGCAGTCCGTAATAGGGTGTTCTGCCAGTGATCGCTGAGGCGAG
Above is a window of Archaeoglobaceae archaeon DNA encoding:
- a CDS encoding MBL fold metallo-hydrolase; the protein is MKIKAELKEVSDGVYAFLQHGGWFVSNAGLIVGEKFAVVVDSLTNENMAKDFIEKIREVTNKPIRYLINTHWHGDHIWTNHLFGATTICHENCREDALNAFPEIYSALFPDFDFSGAKVTLQDITLSSRMKIHLEHEELELLHFGTAHTTGDVCVYLPKKKIVFCGDLLFSRPCTPFVMFGSISGIIEALKKLYNLNAEIFVPGHGDVAERDEILVNIDYYRFVQEEAKKCLEKGLDLNEAIKNVELGKFAEWSNAERIAGNLARAYSELSGTPFDLLEATRIMFDLAKKLNSGQHL
- a CDS encoding fumarylacetoacetate hydrolase family protein, whose protein sequence is MKFVTFWANGDRIGFVVGGKVVDLRLAYASYLKEIEKESTPLKQAYATIPSNMVDFLDREDQSMKIAKNVYDFVCEKIDSGKTLESLNGDKVIYDLNDVKLRAPIPIPRLMIDFSTFEEHVKMSFEKMGQNVPAEWYVMPVGYKMNPYSVIGPEEPIVYPSYTQLLDYELEFAVVIGKKGKNIPKEKAYDFVFGYTIVNDVSARDVEYIELRAMPLGPLKSKDFDSATPMGPWIVTKDEINDPHNLKMQARVNGEIWSEASTKDMYWKIPDLIEHFSREQTIYPGMILLSGTPGHGCGLHIGRFLNPGDVVELEIEKIGVLRNRVVKIA
- a CDS encoding aconitase X catalytic domain-containing protein; translation: MLSREEELLLENEETKDCMKIIAALAKVFNAEKLVKISSAHISGVSYDNIGDEGLEWLKSIKGKVVVPTTLNPAGMDLERWKEMGIGEDFYRKQMEIIEVFKNLGVQITLTCSPYYIQKPKFGEHLAWAESSAVVYANSVFGARTNRESGISALASAITGRTPYYGLHIKENRAPTVVVKAKGDLSLVGYKAGLELSGEIPYFIFERKPSMDELKLLSASIAASGNVAMFHAEGITPECKDFEKPKEVVEIDGKIEKGCEAELVAIGCPHCSKEELKEILKLIAGRKVKKELWIFTSRKVAEESKEVVEKLEKLGAKVFRDTCMVVSPATEKFNCVMVNSGKALEYLPKKRKLEVSFGDLKACVENAVR